One segment of Campylobacter hominis ATCC BAA-381 DNA contains the following:
- a CDS encoding 50S ribosomal protein L11 methyltransferase — translation MKKNYYEMEVSSKNASELFKNFSFELGVEAIEEKENSFIIRDEEDLQNLEFAFIEFQKALQKKFNTKIDLQISKSIKENADWIEKYQKSVEPIEVGKFYVRPSWKESKKELIDIIIDPAIAFGSGHHESTNMCLKLIDKYAKDGATALDVGCGSGILSIALKKIGLKVAACDTDIQAVDASIKNAQKNGVKIDKIWNGSIADANLAIRNMDGEILSENLNENKNFNQSFNKEFDFVIANIITDVILILQNELKNSVKSGGILIISGILEKYKNKILNVFSDMNNLEILQNGEWVSFVFKKG, via the coding sequence ATGAAAAAAAATTATTATGAAATGGAAGTTTCAAGTAAAAACGCTTCGGAATTATTTAAAAATTTCTCTTTTGAACTCGGTGTAGAGGCAATTGAAGAAAAAGAAAATTCTTTTATCATTCGTGATGAAGAAGATTTGCAAAATTTAGAATTTGCATTTATTGAGTTTCAAAAAGCTTTGCAAAAAAAGTTTAATACAAAAATTGATTTGCAAATTTCAAAATCTATCAAAGAAAATGCCGATTGGATTGAGAAATATCAAAAAAGCGTTGAGCCGATTGAAGTCGGTAAATTTTATGTAAGACCAAGCTGGAAAGAATCCAAAAAAGAGCTTATTGACATTATAATAGATCCGGCTATTGCTTTTGGATCCGGACATCACGAAAGCACAAATATGTGTCTTAAATTGATAGACAAATATGCCAAAGACGGTGCTACTGCTCTTGATGTCGGTTGTGGAAGCGGGATTTTAAGCATAGCTTTAAAAAAGATCGGTTTAAAAGTTGCAGCCTGCGATACTGACATACAAGCTGTTGACGCAAGTATAAAAAACGCTCAGAAAAACGGTGTAAAAATAGATAAAATTTGGAATGGAAGTATTGCTGATGCGAATTTGGCGATTAGAAACATGGACGGAGAAATTCTAAGTGAAAATTTAAATGAAAACAAAAATTTTAATCAAAGTTTTAATAAAGAGTTTGATTTTGTAATAGCGAATATAATCACAGATGTAATTTTGATTTTGCAAAACGAGCTTAAAAACAGTGTTAAAAGTGGTGGAATTTTGATAATTTCCGGTATTTTAGAAAAATACAAAAATAAAATTTTAAATGTATTTTCAGATATGAACAATTTAGAAATTTTACAAAACGGCGAGTGGGTCAGTTTTGTATTTAAAAAAGGATAA